In Burkholderia gladioli, a genomic segment contains:
- a CDS encoding YybH family protein yields the protein MQPIRFYAAVLAACLPVLAFASPATDGSPRPEIQAAIKAENARWAQAFARGDYEAIGRLYTSDGTLLPPGGDKVTGASAITDYFNKGYAGTKPGTVSFSHYEFYGDERIVTEVSDAEVRDHEGRLEIRGKQILVFLKQGGAWKLHRDMWNDYPR from the coding sequence ATGCAACCGATTCGTTTTTATGCCGCCGTCCTGGCGGCCTGTCTTCCCGTTCTCGCGTTTGCCTCGCCGGCAACCGACGGCAGCCCACGGCCTGAAATCCAGGCGGCCATCAAGGCCGAGAACGCACGTTGGGCGCAAGCCTTCGCGCGGGGCGATTACGAGGCGATCGGCCGGCTCTACACGAGCGACGGCACGCTCCTGCCGCCCGGCGGCGACAAGGTCACGGGTGCCAGCGCGATCACCGACTACTTCAACAAGGGCTATGCCGGAACGAAGCCGGGCACCGTGTCGTTCAGCCATTACGAGTTCTACGGCGACGAGCGGATCGTGACCGAGGTGTCGGACGCGGAGGTTCGCGATCACGAGGGAAGGCTCGAGATCCGCGGCAAGCAGATCCTCGTCTTCCTGAAGCAGGGCGGCGCCT